TGAAGGCGGGGCTGTCCTCGGCGGCAAACACCGCGGTCTGCTCGGGCGACATCGAAAATTTATGCGCCTTCGCGTCATAATCGACGAAGCCGGAAGCCGCTTGCGCGGAAAGCCATTCGCGCACATAGCGCTCATGCGTGCCGGTCTTGTCGGCGAGTTCGGCGGAGGTGGCGGCGCCTTGCGAGAGCGCGCGGAACAGGCCGAGCTTGTCTCCGATGATCACCAGAGCCGCGTTGGAGGCGGCGCCCAGTTCATTGACGACCGTTCCGAGCAGCGAGTCGAGCTTGTTCATGTCCAGGTTCATCGCTCACCTCTCATTGTGGATGGACGCAGGCGCGCCTTGGGAAATTGCGCTCAGCGCCTCTACAGCGCTCGCGGGCATGACGCCGGGAGGATACAGGCGCAGCTTCCAACTGCCGAGCAATATCGCCGTCGCGCGCGGGAGAACGATGAAGCGCGGCGCGAGCGGGCTAGCGCAATTTGATCGTCAGATCCGTGCCGTCGTTTCCGGTCTCGCCGCTGACCGGCTGGTCCGAGATGATGAGCGACGCCCCAGTCCATAGCCGCTCCGCGATCCGGTCGCGTACGTCTTTCGGGATGTCGACGCGCTCCAGCGCCTCGGACGGGCTCGCGCTCGCAGGGCGCCAATCCCAGGATATGTCGGCTTTAGCATCGGCCGACGCCAGATTCTTCCTGCGCTCCGTCTGCGCTTCCGGCATCGACAGGACCGACCATTTGAGCGAACTCCCGTCCTCCTTGGCCGCCGTCGCAATATAAAGATGCGAGCCGAGCGGCGCGTCCGGATCGCGGATCTCGATTGGCGCATCGAAAAGCGGCGACAGGCCCTGGCGAACATAGATCCGCCGATCCTTCTTGCTGATCAGCACCGAGATGGGCGCCAACCGCCGCTCGGCTTCTCTTTGAGCGGTTGAGGCGGCGGCGGCGGTCGTTCTCGCCTCATCCAAACGCCGCTCCGCGTCCGCCAGATCCGATTCCCCGGCGACGACGGCCGCGCCCGCCTGTTCGAGCTTTGCCGTGGCTTCGGCCAACGCGGAGCTGGCGTTCGTCTGAATCAGCAGCGCCGCGTCCTCAGCGAGGAGAGCTTCGCCATAGGCTCTCGTCAGACGGTCGGCTCTGGCTTTGGCCTGCTCGTCGCCCGCCGACGCGCCGCGTTCCGCCGTTACGGCCGGCTCCTGCTGGCTGTTGGCCGCGGCCTTAGCAGCGTCATAGGAGGCCGCAGCCGCGTCCGCCTTGACGACGGCCAAGGCCTGCGCGGCCTTTGCGGCGCGGAGCTCGGCCGCGGCGCGCGCAGCCTCTTTCTGCTTGATGACCACTTCAGCGGACAAAGCCTTGATCGCCTTGCTGGCGGCGGCGGCGTCAGCCTGGGCCTTGGCCTTGAGTCGCTGGGCATATTGATGCGGGTTTACCGTCAGGCGCTCAGCGACGGGGGCTGGGGTTGCGGGGACCGACGATGCCGATTTCTCTGCCGTGGTTCCGGATTTGAGCTGCTCCGAATCCTGCTCCGTCTTCGACGCCGCGTCGGCGGAGTCCGGCTGCTGCCAGTCTGCAGCGGGCGCGGCTGTATCGGCCGCGACCTCAGCGCCGGCTTCCGCCTTGGGCTGCTCGGCTTGCTTGGAACCGGCTCCAATCGCGTCGGCGACGGCGTCGGCTTGAGTGGCCGGCTGCTGCGGTCTGGCCGCCGGCTGGTCGGTCGCGGCGAGGGGCTGCTTCTGCGGGTCTGCAATTCTCGCGACAGTTTCGCTGGTTTCGGCCTTGGGCTGCTCAGCTTTTTCGCGCCGCGCGTCGCCT
Above is a genomic segment from Methylocystis rosea containing:
- a CDS encoding L,D-transpeptidase family protein, coding for MRLRTRSRARLFSKVAVTAAATLGLARTPAVAQYYYFWGDREPLINAVPEPERIARPQRPAARKKISRPASDKSGAEPSRDAKPEAARLDRPLFVVASIADQQVSIYNHSGLVARSAISTGIAGHPTPKGIFSIIGRERFHRSNIYSSAPMPFMQRITWSGIAMHLGVVPGHPASHGCIRLPAAFAAKLWGMTRIGERVVISPHDVFPAEFEHPLLPAPMMRASVEAEKAAPGGDPQPANVAADRPAQPQAEQPKANAGGEGDARREKAEQPKAETSETVARIADPQKQPLAATDQPAARPQQPATQADAVADAIGAGSKQAEQPKAEAGAEVAADTAAPAADWQQPDSADAASKTEQDSEQLKSGTTAEKSASSVPATPAPVAERLTVNPHQYAQRLKAKAQADAAAASKAIKALSAEVVIKQKEAARAAAELRAAKAAQALAVVKADAAAASYDAAKAAANSQQEPAVTAERGASAGDEQAKARADRLTRAYGEALLAEDAALLIQTNASSALAEATAKLEQAGAAVVAGESDLADAERRLDEARTTAAAASTAQREAERRLAPISVLISKKDRRIYVRQGLSPLFDAPIEIRDPDAPLGSHLYIATAAKEDGSSLKWSVLSMPEAQTERRKNLASADAKADISWDWRPASASPSEALERVDIPKDVRDRIAERLWTGASLIISDQPVSGETGNDGTDLTIKLR